TGGATCATCGAATTGATGATCAGCTCGTCGGCCTGGGTCGCGGCGACGAAGGCCTTCAAGCCTTCCTGCACTATTTCCGGACTGCCGATGATGGACGCGCTCAGAGTCGCTTCGACCGAGGCCTGTTCGTGCGGCAGCCACAGGCCATCCATGCTTGCCACCGGCGGCGGCATCCGTCCCGGCACGCCGCGCACCAGGTTCACGTGCATCTGCTTGTGCGAGGTCGACAGGTAGTGCGCCTCGTGCTCGGTGTCGGCGGCGAACACGTTGACGCCGACCATCGCATACGGCTTGTCCAGCACGTCCGAGGGTTGGAAGCGCATGCGGTACAGCTCCAGCGCGCTCTGCATCCAGGCCGGCGAGAACTGCCCGGCGAACGCGAACGGCAGGCCCAGCACGCCGGCCAGTTGCGCGCTGAAGGTGCTGGAGCCGAGCAGCCAGATCGGGATGTTCAAGCCTTCGCCCGGGACGGCATGCACCGCAGCGCTCTCGGACTGCGGCTGCAGGAAGGCGCGCAGTTCGGCCAGTTGCTGCGGGAATTCTTCGCCATCGGACTCCAGCCGCCGGCGCAGCGCGCGCATGGTGGCATGGTTGGAACCCGGCGCGCGCCCCAGGCCGAGATCGATGCGTCCCGGATACAGCGACTCCAGCGTGCCGAACTGTTCCGCGATCACCAGCGGCGCATGGTTCGACAGCATGATGCCGCCGGAGCCGACGCGGATGCGCGAGGTGCCGCCCGCCACGTAGCCGATCACGACGGCGGTCGCTGCGCTGGCGATGCCCGGCATGCCGTGATGCTCGGCCAGCCAGAAGCGATTGAAGCCCCAGCGCTCGGCATGCTGTGCGAGGTCCAGCGAGCGGTGCAGCGCGTCGGCAGCCGTGCCGTTCGCCTGGATGGGAGCGAGATCGAGGATGGACAGCGGAATGTCTTTGAGGTGTTTCATCGGATAGGTGCGTGCAAGGGATGCTTACAGCATAGCCGGAATCCGCGAAGCGGATCGGAGCCCCGATCGAAGCCCCGGATGGAAGCCCCGATCGAAGCCCCGAATTGAAGCCCCGATCGAAGCCCCGATCGAAGCCCCGAATTGAAGCCCCGAATTGAAGCCCTATCTGCAGGCCGCCTGCAGTTGCTGCGCGAACACCGGCGCGAACATGGTCTTGTTCCTGGAGCGCGTCAGTTGCGCGGCAGGCGGCAGCAGGAAATCGCCCGTCGGGTCGTCCAGCCGTTTCCACTGCATGCGATTGTTGACGATCTTCAACTCGACGCGCACCTGCACCGGCGGCGTCCCGCGCCCGCTGATCACGGTGATCGTCGCCACGCCGTCGGCGACATTGCCGGTGATCGAAGGCGTGCCGCCCTCGTCCATCTGCGTCGCGCCGGCGGTGGCGAACACGTGCGAGCCGCACACTTTGTCTTCCTTCTGGAACAGTTCGAGCACGAAATTGGCACACTTGCCCGAATCGGTCTTGATGCCGGCCGGACACATCGCCGCGACCCACGCGCCGTTGAAATCGCCGTCGCCATCCGCCGCCGGCGAGGAAGAGCAAAACGCGGTCAATGCGAACAGCGCGAGCAGTGCCGGAAGGCGCATGATTTTTCCCTGATTGTCGGTGATGGATGAACAGTCGAAAAATACTTTGCCATCAAAATCCGGCCGATATGCTGTCCCTTGTCATGTTTTTGCGGCTTGCATCAGCACGGTATCGCGCAGCAGGCAGTCAAGCGCGGAGAAGTCCTGAAGTTCTTCCTTTGGCATACCGACTGAATCCAGTCGCTCAAGATGGAATTCAATGAACCGATTGATGACGGCATGGCTGCGTCATGCTTCCACTCCAGCACACGCTGCCGGCAATCAGGTGAATTTTTCCGGCAGCGCATGGTCATATTTTTACTTTGGTAATCAAGGAGATCCAAAATGAACTGGGACATCATCGAAGGGAATTGGAAGCAATTCAAGGGCAAGGTGAAAGAGCAGTGGGGCCAACTCACCGATGATCACCTGGACACGATCGCAGGGAAGCGGGACCAGCTTTCCGGAAAAATCCAGGAAGCCTATGGAGTCAACAAGGACGAGGCGGAAAAGCAAATCAAGGAATTTGAAGACCGCAATAAGGATTATCGCCCCTGAGTGACTTCGGGGAAATTCAGTCGGGTGTGATAAATCAGCGAGCAGCGAAGAGGGGAATCTTGCCTTTTTCCTCCCTCGCCTCAATCGAGGCAAACAGAGACGAACTCGTTGATTCAATCCATGTATTGCAAGCTCATCCAAGTGGCGAATACAGAGTCAGGGCAATGGCTTTTGTGATGCTGGAAACCTTGAATGCCGATGTGTGATCACCGGCAAAAACAAACCGCTTCGACTTGTTTCATTCGTCGGCATTCGCCCGCGTCGATGACTCGCCGAACACCCAAGCAATCGCCACATCTGCTGACATCGCCAGCGTGAACTGCAAGCCGGGGTAGCCGCCGGGCGCGGTGGAAATGCTGCAATCCAGGGCCAGGGTCGAAATCGTGCACGTCACCCTGCAAGGGCCAGGCTCCTGCCTTGAATGACATTCTCGGGGCCACGTCGATCTCGTGTTCGCCAACATTCCCGAGTTGCTGCGAGATGGGAACCCCGTTGTTTCTGTTGGAGATTGACGTATCGCCGAAGTGTGAGTTGCAGCAAGCGCGGCCGGATCCGACAGTCGTCCGATCCGGCCGCAGCGGTGGCGGAGATGCACTGCGCCGGATGTGCGCGCCGCGTCTCTGCCCTCGCCTTTGCAGCGATCAGATCACGCCTTGCGCCAGCATGGCGTCGGCCACCTTGACGAAGCCGGCGATGTTGGCACCGTCGATATAGCTGACGCTGCCGTCCGCGCGCGTGCCGTACTTGAGGCAGGCGTGGTGGATGTTGTGCATGATCTCGCGCAGGCGCTGATCGACTTCGTCGCGGTTCCACGACAGGCGCATCGCGTTCTGCGTCATCTCCAGGCCGGAGGTGGCGACGCCGCCGGCGTTGCTGGCCTTGCCCGGGGCGTACAGCACGCCGTTCTTTTCAAAGAACGCCGCTGCCTCTGCGGTGCTCGGCATGTTCGCGCCTTCGGCCACGCAGATCACGCCGTTCTTCACCAGGGTCTTGGCATCGTCGAGGTCCAGCTCGTTCTGCGTTGCGCAAGGCAGCGCCACGTCCACCGGCACATGCCACGGCCGCACACCCGCTTCGAAGCGCGCGCCGACCTTTTCCGCATAGTCCTTCACGCGGCCGTAGTGGTGGTTCTTCACTTCCATCAGCAGCGCCAGTTTCTCCGGCGTGAAGCCGGCCTCGTCGATCACCGTGCCGCTCGAATCCGATACCGTCACGACTTTCGCGCCGAGCGCCATCGCCTTTTCCACCGCGTACTGCGCGACGTTGCCGGAGCCCGACACCGATACGCGCATGCCTTGCAGATCACGACCGGTGCGCTTGAGCATCTCTTCAACGAAATACACGGTGCCGTAGCCGGTCGCCTCCGGCCGGATCAGCGAGCCGCCGAAGCTCAGGCCCTTGCCGGTGAAGACGCAATCGGCGCGGTTCGACAGCTTCTTCATCATGCCGGCCATGTAACCGACCTCGCGCCCGCCGACGCCGATATCGCCGGCCGGCACATCGGTGTCGGAGCCGACGTGGCGGAACAGTTCGCTCACAAAGGCCTGGCAGAAACGCATCACTTCGCCCGGGCTCTTGCCTTTCGGATCGAAGTCGGAGCCGCCCTTGCCGCCGCCCATCGGCAGCGTGGTGAGCGCATTCTTGAAGGTCTGCTCGAACGCCAGGAACTTCAGGATCGACAGGTTGACCGACGGATGGAAGCGCAGACCGCCCTTGTACGGGCCGATCGCGGCGCTGTGCTGGATGCGATAGCCGCGATTGACCTTGACCTCGCCCTTGTCATCCACCCAGGACACGCGGAACTGGATGATGCGCTCCGACTCGACCAGGCGGTCGAGCAGGCCGTGCTCCGCATAGCGCGGGTTGGCGACCACGTATGGCCAGATGCTTTCCATGACCTCGACCACGGCCTGGTGAAACTCGGGCTGGCCCGGATTGCGTTCCTTCACGTAGTCGAGAAATTCCTCGAGGCTTTGATACTTCATTTGATTCTCCGAATGGTTCAATCGCGTTACTGGGCGCCAGAAATGGGGCGTTCATTATCACGGATTGGCCCCGCTTCTGCACCGCTCTTGTGCGTGAAAAACGTGAATGGCGCTATCGGAAAACGAATTTCTTGTGCTTGCGTTGCCTTGTTTTCAACAAGTCTTGTAAACCCGACATGACACCTCGCGCGGACTCGGTCGAGCGCGGGTGCCCGATGTCGTGCCGTGCTTGCGCGACGATCGGCAAGTCACGTGTCGCTCTTCGGGTTTCCTCAGTCCGCCTCCACCCGTGTCGACGACTCGCCGAACACCCACGCGACCGCCACCCCCGCCGACACCGCGCTGCGCTTCCTGACCAGCGAGCTGTCCTCGAAGGCCGCGCCGCCCAGCGTGTCGTAGCGCAGGAAGCCGCCGACCCAGTAGCGCGGGAAGCGCTTCGACATCGCCATCGTGAATTGCGAGCCGGCATAGCCGCCGGGTGCGCTGTAGGCGGGACGTGCCGCCGTCGCATCGGCAGCGCCGACCGAGTAGAAATAATCGTTGTATTTGCGGCTCTGGAACAGCGGTCCGGCCAGCATGCCGAGGTTCCAGCCCGCCAGGCCGGCAGGATCTTTGATGTCGAGATTCAGGTTGGGCGAGAACACCCAGCCGATGGTTTTCGGCGACGATTCGATCGTGATCGCGGCGCGCACCGGCGTGCGCAGATCCAGCTTGACCTTGTCGCCCGGCGTGCGCCACAGCGTGAAGCTGGCGGTCGGCCCCAGCTCGATGGTCGGCTTGAGGTCGCTCATGCCGCGCCGCGCCGGATTGTCCTTGCTGTCCACCGGCAGCGTCGCGTTCAGGCTGATGTTCACCTCGACGCGCTCGCTCTCGAAGAACACGCTGCGGATGCCGTCGCGATCGGCCTTGAAGAAGTCGCCGCGATACACGAAGTACGGCGCGGGCAGCACATAGGTGCCGGACTCGTCCGCGCCGCGATAGTTCGGCAGGCTGATGGTCGCGACGCCGAGACCGGCTTCCCATAGCGGCAGCTGTTCGGCATGGGCCGCCGGCAGGGTCAGGAGTCCGGCGAGGAGCAATGCTGTTTTTGTTGTCGGGATGCTTGATTTCATTGATTTGTTTTTGGCGCGTTGCAGTATTGAATGGAATCGTCCGCCGCCTGATGTCGTGCATATGCACGGATCGCCGGGGCCGCGTTGAGGTCGAGATTGTGCGCCATGAACGGAATGATGTTCAAGCGAGGTTGTATCGCCACGGCGCGCGGCCGATTCAAAACGGCAGCATCCCCTTCTGCCACAAATACCGCCCCAGCATCACGCAGCACACCGTCACGATCATCGGGCGGATGATGCGGGTGCCGCCGCGCACCACGGCGTGCGAGCCGCCCCATGCGCCGATCACCTGCCCCGCAACCATCGCCGCGCCGGTCGCCCATAGCACCTTGCCGCCGAGGATGAAGACCGCGAGCGAGGCGATGTTGCTGCCGAAGTTGAGCACCTTGGCGTTGGCGGTGGCGGTGATCAGGTTCTGCCCGCGCAGCGCGACGCCGGTCAGCGAAAAGAAGGAGCCGGTGCCGGGACCGAACATGCCGTCGTAGAAGCCGATGATGGGCACCACGGTGCTGCGATAGGTCGCATCCGTGATGCGCGGATGGCGCTCGAACGCGCCGGCATTCGGCGCGAGCAGGAAGTACAGCGCGATGGTGACCAGCACCACGGGGATGATGACGTCGAGCGCCTGCACGTTGACGAACTGCACCGCGAACGCGCCGAGGCCGCCGCCGATCAGCGAGCACAGGAACAGCAGGCGCACATCGGAGAATTTCACCAGCCCTTTGCGTATCAGCATGGTCGAGGCGGTCAGCGAGCCGAAGCTGCCTTGCAGCTTGTTGGTCGCCAGCGCATGCAGCGGCGGCACCTGCGCCAGCAGCAGCACCGGGATGGTGATGAGGCCGCCGCCGCCGGCGATGGTATCGACGAAGCCGGCCACCACGGCGGCGCTGAAGAGGATGAGAAGTATTTCCGGCGTCAATGCGAAATCCATGCGTGCTTTCTGGGTGTGATTGTTTGGCGGACGCGCTGCTGCGCTCCCTCATGCCGCATCGAGCTCCATCCCCCTCGCGGGGGCGGGAAGGGAGCATCCACGACGCGCACCATGAGATCCACATCGTAAATGAAATGCTTCAAGGCAATCCAATGCCGACTGCGCATAATTTGTTGAACAGCCATGGTCTTGATGCAACGGCAATAAAAAAGCGCGGCAAGTGCGCCGCGCCTTCACATCCTGCCTGCCCTGCCGCTTGCGTCAAGCGTTCATCACGCCATGATGAAACTGCATGTGATCCTGCATGAAGCTGGAGATGAAGTAATAGCCGTGGTCGTAGCCTTCATGCAGCCGCAGCGTGAGCGGCTGCCGCGCTTCGATGCAGGCCCGCTCGAACTCCACCGGCAGCAGCTGCTCCTGCAGGAATTTGTCCTGCAGGCCCTGGTCGATCAGCAGTCCTTCCGGGAACGGCGTGCTGCGCTGCTTCATCAGTTCGCTCGCGTCGTATTGCGCCCACGCCGCCTGGTCGCTGCCGAGGTAATGCGAGAAAGCCTTCTGCCCCCACGGCGCGCGCATCGGCGAGCAGATCGGTGCGAAGGCCGACACCGAGCAGTAGCGGTCCGGATGGCGTAGCGCCAGCACCAGCGCGCCATGCCCGCCCATCGAATGGCCGAAGATGCCGATGCGCTTTTCGTTGGCGTTGAATTCGCGCACGATCAGTTCGCGCAATTCATGCACGACGTAGGATTCCATCCTGAAATGCCGGCTCCACGGTCCCTGTGTCGCGTCGAGGTAGAACCCGGCGCCATGGCCGAGATCCCAATCCTTGTCCGCGCCTTCGATGCCGGTGTTGCGCGGACTGGTGTCCGGTGCGACCAGCATGATGCCGTGCTGCGCGGCCCAGCGCTGCGCCCCGGCCTTGATCATGAAAGTCTCCTCGGTGCAGGTCAGGCCCGCGAGGTAGAACAGCACCGGCACCAGTTTCCTGCTCTCCACCGGCGGATGGAACACCGAAAAATTCATCGGCAGGCCGATGGTTTCCGCGTCGTGCCGGTAGAACGCCTGCACGCCGCCGAAGCAGCGATGTTCGCTAACGATGTCGAGCATGGCGGCCCTTCAGTAGATGACGACGGAGCGGATCGATTCGCCGCGCTTCATCAGGTCGAAGCCGTCGTTGATCTGGTCCAGCGTCAATCGATGCGTGATCAGGTCGTCGATGTTGAGCTTGCCTTCCATGTACCAGTCGACGATCTTCGGCACATCGGTGCGACCGCGCGCCCCGCCGAACGCCGAGCCTTTCCACACGCGCCCCGTCACCAGCTGGAAGGGCCGCGTGCTGATCTCCTGCCCCGCCGCCGCCACGCCGATGATGACCGACTGGCCCCAGCCCTTGTGGCAGCACTCCAGCGCCTGCCGCATGGTGGTGGTGCTGCCGATGCACTCGAAGCTGTAATCGGCGCCGCCGTCGGTGAGCTGGACGATGGCGTCGACCACATTGTCGACGTCCTTCGGATTGATGAAATGCGTCATGCCGAATTTGCGGGCAATGGCTTCGCGCGCCGGATTCAGGTCGATGCCGATGATCTTGTCCGCGCCGACCATCTTCGCCGCCTGGATCACGTTCAGACCGATGCCGCCGAGGCCGAACACGACCACGTTGGCGCCGGCCTCCACCTTGGCCGTGAACAGCACCGCGCCGACCCCGGTCGTCACGCCGCAGCCGATGTAGCACACCTTGTCGAACGGCGCGTCGGAACGGATCTTGGCGAGCGCGATTTCCGGCGCCACGGTGTAGTTGGAAAACGTCGATGTGCCCATGTAATGAAACAGCGGCTTGCCGTCGAGCGAAAAGCGGCTGCTGCCGTCCGGCATCACGCCGCGTCCCTGGGTCGTGCGGATCGCCTGGCACAGATTGGTCTTGCGCGAGAGGCAGAATTTGCATTGCCTGCATTCGGGCGTGTACAGCGGAATGACGTGATCGCCCTTGCGCAATGTGCGCACATCGGGTCCCACATCGACCACGATGCCTGCGCCTTCGTGGCCGAGGATGGTCGGAAAGATGCCTTCCGGATCGGCGCCGGACAAGGTGTAGTAATCGGTATGGCAGATGCCGGTCGCCTTCAATTCCACCAGCACTTCGCCGGCCTTCGGCCCCGCCAGATCCACTTCTTCTATCGTGAGCGGCGCTCCGGATTTCCAGGCGACAGCAGCTTTCGTTTTCATTGGGTAACTCCTTCGGACGTTGAGAGGGCGTGGTTTGCTTGGATGGACTTTACCGCAACAAATTCCGAAACGTGCGGGGCATGCATGAGTGCATCCATTCTCGCAACCGGCGGTTGCGAGAATATGCGTGACGAAAAGTCACGTCCATGAATGGAATCGTTCATATTGGTTTCAACGCCTCAAGTCGATGTGCGCCCCCGTCGTAATCGTTCATACCCGCATCAGGCGCCCGGTCATCATTTGTTCAATGAATGATTGTCAGCGAAAGGCGGCATAACCAATTGCCATTCCACAAGGGTGTGCGCAGGAGACGACATGAAATTCACGGATATGAAAATCGGAGCGAAACTGGGATTGGCCTTCGGTTTCGTTTTACTGTTCCTGATCGGCACCACGATCCTGGCGACGATCAGCCTGGCCGACCTGAATGCGGGGACGGAGCGCATCGTCAAGACGGAATGGAGCAAGTCGAAGCTCGCGATGCAGGCACTCGACAATGCGCGCGGCAGCATCACGCGCGTGCTGCAGCTGACTGCGGAAACGGATGACAAGGAGTCAGCCAGGGCGCGTGAGCGTCTGGCCGCAAACGCCGCCGCCTTCAACAATGCGCTCGACAAGCTCGACCCGATGCTGACGCGCGCGGAAAACAGGGCCGTGCTGACCAAGGCGAAGGAAAGCAGCGCGAAGTATGTCGCCGCCTACGGCAAAACCCTGACCCTGCTCGGCGAAGGCAAGCGCGAGGATGCGACCAGGCAGGCATTCACGGAGGTCTATCCCGCGCTGCAAACCTTCGCCGAAAATCTGCGCGAGCTGAACGAGTTGCAGCAACAAGTCGTGGAAGCAGCCGGAACGCAGAGCGAGCAGACCTTCCGCTCGACCCGCGCCATCGTCATCGCGCTCGGCGTGATTGCCGTTCTTGTCGGCGTGCTGTGCGCGTGGCTGGTATCGCGCG
The Noviherbaspirillum cavernae DNA segment above includes these coding regions:
- a CDS encoding LLM class flavin-dependent oxidoreductase, encoding MKHLKDIPLSILDLAPIQANGTAADALHRSLDLAQHAERWGFNRFWLAEHHGMPGIASAATAVVIGYVAGGTSRIRVGSGGIMLSNHAPLVIAEQFGTLESLYPGRIDLGLGRAPGSNHATMRALRRRLESDGEEFPQQLAELRAFLQPQSESAAVHAVPGEGLNIPIWLLGSSTFSAQLAGVLGLPFAFAGQFSPAWMQSALELYRMRFQPSDVLDKPYAMVGVNVFAADTEHEAHYLSTSHKQMHVNLVRGVPGRMPPPVASMDGLWLPHEQASVEATLSASIIGSPEIVQEGLKAFVAATQADELIINSMIHDHAARLRSYEIVAHARND
- a CDS encoding CsbD family protein, producing the protein MNWDIIEGNWKQFKGKVKEQWGQLTDDHLDTIAGKRDQLSGKIQEAYGVNKDEAEKQIKEFEDRNKDYRP
- the gdhA gene encoding NADP-specific glutamate dehydrogenase, encoding MKYQSLEEFLDYVKERNPGQPEFHQAVVEVMESIWPYVVANPRYAEHGLLDRLVESERIIQFRVSWVDDKGEVKVNRGYRIQHSAAIGPYKGGLRFHPSVNLSILKFLAFEQTFKNALTTLPMGGGKGGSDFDPKGKSPGEVMRFCQAFVSELFRHVGSDTDVPAGDIGVGGREVGYMAGMMKKLSNRADCVFTGKGLSFGGSLIRPEATGYGTVYFVEEMLKRTGRDLQGMRVSVSGSGNVAQYAVEKAMALGAKVVTVSDSSGTVIDEAGFTPEKLALLMEVKNHHYGRVKDYAEKVGARFEAGVRPWHVPVDVALPCATQNELDLDDAKTLVKNGVICVAEGANMPSTAEAAAFFEKNGVLYAPGKASNAGGVATSGLEMTQNAMRLSWNRDEVDQRLREIMHNIHHACLKYGTRADGSVSYIDGANIAGFVKVADAMLAQGVI
- a CDS encoding S-(hydroxymethyl)glutathione dehydrogenase/class III alcohol dehydrogenase yields the protein MKTKAAVAWKSGAPLTIEEVDLAGPKAGEVLVELKATGICHTDYYTLSGADPEGIFPTILGHEGAGIVVDVGPDVRTLRKGDHVIPLYTPECRQCKFCLSRKTNLCQAIRTTQGRGVMPDGSSRFSLDGKPLFHYMGTSTFSNYTVAPEIALAKIRSDAPFDKVCYIGCGVTTGVGAVLFTAKVEAGANVVVFGLGGIGLNVIQAAKMVGADKIIGIDLNPAREAIARKFGMTHFINPKDVDNVVDAIVQLTDGGADYSFECIGSTTTMRQALECCHKGWGQSVIIGVAAAGQEISTRPFQLVTGRVWKGSAFGGARGRTDVPKIVDWYMEGKLNIDDLITHRLTLDQINDGFDLMKRGESIRSVVIY
- a CDS encoding TSUP family transporter; this encodes MDFALTPEILLILFSAAVVAGFVDTIAGGGGLITIPVLLLAQVPPLHALATNKLQGSFGSLTASTMLIRKGLVKFSDVRLLFLCSLIGGGLGAFAVQFVNVQALDVIIPVVLVTIALYFLLAPNAGAFERHPRITDATYRSTVVPIIGFYDGMFGPGTGSFFSLTGVALRGQNLITATANAKVLNFGSNIASLAVFILGGKVLWATGAAMVAGQVIGAWGGSHAVVRGGTRIIRPMIVTVCCVMLGRYLWQKGMLPF
- the fghA gene encoding S-formylglutathione hydrolase, which gives rise to MLDIVSEHRCFGGVQAFYRHDAETIGLPMNFSVFHPPVESRKLVPVLFYLAGLTCTEETFMIKAGAQRWAAQHGIMLVAPDTSPRNTGIEGADKDWDLGHGAGFYLDATQGPWSRHFRMESYVVHELRELIVREFNANEKRIGIFGHSMGGHGALVLALRHPDRYCSVSAFAPICSPMRAPWGQKAFSHYLGSDQAAWAQYDASELMKQRSTPFPEGLLIDQGLQDKFLQEQLLPVEFERACIEARQPLTLRLHEGYDHGYYFISSFMQDHMQFHHGVMNA
- a CDS encoding MipA/OmpV family protein, translated to MKSSIPTTKTALLLAGLLTLPAAHAEQLPLWEAGLGVATISLPNYRGADESGTYVLPAPYFVYRGDFFKADRDGIRSVFFESERVEVNISLNATLPVDSKDNPARRGMSDLKPTIELGPTASFTLWRTPGDKVKLDLRTPVRAAITIESSPKTIGWVFSPNLNLDIKDPAGLAGWNLGMLAGPLFQSRKYNDYFYSVGAADATAARPAYSAPGGYAGSQFTMAMSKRFPRYWVGGFLRYDTLGGAAFEDSSLVRKRSAVSAGVAVAWVFGESSTRVEAD